One genomic region from Bacillus aquiflavi encodes:
- a CDS encoding group II intron maturase-specific domain-containing protein codes for MNCRPSRSAKRKFKDKLRKLTSRKRPGTFHEIITKINQTTTGWINYYGISNMKSFIKDIQQWLHHRLRQLIWKRWKLVRTKYKMLRKYGINHEDAMKLANTRKGYW; via the coding sequence GTGAATTGCCGACCTAGTAGGTCGGCGAAACGAAAATTTAAAGATAAGCTAAGGAAACTAACGAGTCGAAAACGACCAGGAACATTCCACGAAATAATTACAAAGATAAATCAAACGACAACAGGATGGATTAACTATTATGGTATCTCAAATATGAAATCATTCATAAAAGATATTCAACAGTGGTTACATCATCGATTAAGACAATTGATATGGAAGCGTTGGAAGCTAGTACGTACAAAGTACAAAATGCTTCGTAAATATGGAATTAATCATGAGGATGCGATGAAATTAGCCAATACCCGTAAAGGATATTGGTGA
- the folK gene encoding 2-amino-4-hydroxy-6-hydroxymethyldihydropteridine diphosphokinase yields MKHTAYIGLGSNIENRMEYLEIAVKTLHQHSEINVVNTSSIYETDPIGYEEQALFLNMVVQVTTNLNPFDLLKVCLNIENKLGRKRDIRWGPRTIDLDILLYNHENIKTEELIIPHPRMDNRAFVIVPLLEIKQSSKLPIAEDPFIIKEENKLNKEGVRIWKQKNGEDVFALFEN; encoded by the coding sequence ATGAAGCATACAGCATATATTGGGCTTGGTTCAAATATTGAAAACCGAATGGAATATTTAGAGATAGCTGTTAAAACACTTCACCAACATAGTGAAATAAATGTGGTAAATACTTCTTCGATCTATGAAACTGATCCAATTGGTTATGAAGAGCAAGCACTGTTTTTAAATATGGTAGTACAAGTGACTACAAACTTAAACCCTTTTGATTTGTTAAAGGTGTGTTTAAATATTGAAAATAAATTAGGGAGAAAAAGGGATATAAGATGGGGACCACGGACAATAGACCTTGACATTCTCCTCTATAATCATGAAAATATTAAAACAGAGGAACTAATAATTCCTCATCCGCGAATGGACAATCGTGCTTTTGTTATTGTACCATTATTAGAAATTAAACAAAGTAGCAAACTTCCGATCGCTGAAGATCCATTTATTATAAAAGAAGAAAACAAACTTAATAAAGAAGGTGTTCGAATATGGAAGCAGAAAAATGGGGAAGACGTATTCGCGCTTTTCGAAAATTAA
- a CDS encoding helix-turn-helix domain-containing protein translates to MEAEKWGRRIRAFRKLKGYTQESFAKQLCISVSILGEIERGNRVPSNEFLHQVAHLLNITVEELAPPELEN, encoded by the coding sequence ATGGAAGCAGAAAAATGGGGAAGACGTATTCGCGCTTTTCGAAAATTAAAAGGCTATACTCAAGAAAGCTTCGCAAAACAATTGTGCATTTCAGTGTCTATATTAGGTGAGATTGAAAGAGGGAATCGCGTACCTTCTAATGAATTTCTTCACCAAGTGGCTCATCTTTTAAATATAACTGTGGAGGAATTAGCTCCCCCTGAGTTAGAAAACTAA
- the dusB gene encoding tRNA dihydrouridine synthase DusB yields the protein MLKIGNINIKNPVVLAPMAGVCNSAFRLTVKEFGAGLVCAEMVSDKGIVFKNEKTMNMLYIDEREKPLSLQIFGGEKETLVEAAKFVEQNTNADIIDINMGCPVPKITKCDAGAKWLLDPNKIYEMVSAVVDAVKKPVTVKMRMGWDEDHIFAVENAKAVERAGGQAVSLHGRTRVQMYEGKANWNIIREVKQAVNIPIIGNGDVQTPQDAKRMLDETGCDGVMIGRAALGNPWMIYRTVQYLQTGVLMDEPSVREKIDVCILHLDRLIALKNEHIAVKEMRKHTAWYLKGIRGNAKVRNAINECHTRDELVSLLNNLVTEVEEKQKNVRAG from the coding sequence ATGCTAAAGATCGGAAATATTAACATAAAAAACCCTGTTGTTTTAGCACCGATGGCTGGTGTTTGCAATTCTGCCTTTCGTCTTACAGTCAAAGAGTTTGGAGCAGGGCTTGTTTGTGCAGAAATGGTTAGTGATAAAGGTATTGTATTTAAAAATGAAAAAACGATGAATATGCTCTATATTGATGAACGAGAAAAGCCATTAAGTCTTCAAATATTTGGCGGTGAAAAAGAAACTCTAGTAGAAGCAGCTAAATTTGTTGAGCAAAATACAAATGCTGATATTATAGATATAAATATGGGGTGTCCCGTTCCGAAAATAACAAAATGCGATGCAGGCGCAAAGTGGTTACTTGATCCAAACAAAATTTACGAAATGGTATCTGCTGTAGTAGATGCTGTAAAAAAACCTGTTACAGTAAAAATGCGTATGGGCTGGGATGAAGATCATATTTTTGCAGTAGAAAATGCAAAGGCTGTTGAGCGGGCTGGAGGTCAAGCAGTGTCTCTACATGGGCGTACTCGTGTGCAAATGTACGAAGGAAAGGCAAATTGGAATATTATTCGTGAAGTTAAGCAAGCAGTTAATATTCCTATTATCGGAAACGGTGACGTTCAAACCCCGCAGGATGCAAAGAGAATGCTTGATGAAACGGGTTGTGATGGTGTAATGATTGGTCGTGCTGCCTTAGGTAATCCGTGGATGATATATCGCACAGTTCAATACCTTCAAACAGGTGTGTTAATGGATGAACCTTCTGTTCGCGAAAAAATCGATGTCTGTATTTTGCATCTGGACCGTTTAATTGCTTTAAAAAACGAACATATTGCTGTAAAAGAAATGCGTAAACATACTGCGTGGTATTTAAAAGGCATTCGTGGTAATGCGAAGGTGCGCAATGCAATAAACGAATGTCATACACGTGATGAACTTGTGTCTTTATTAAACAATCTTGTAACCGAAGTTGAAGAAAAGCAAAAAAATGTACGAGCAGGATAA
- the lysS gene encoding lysine--tRNA ligase yields MGLEELNDQLKVRREKLSALREKGIDPFGKRFERSHTAKQLLEQYGELEKEDIAAKGVSVTIAGRIMTKRGKGKAGFAHIQDLTGQIQIYVRKDTVGDSQYEVFNTADIGDIVGVAGTLFKTKVGELSVKVGDFDLLTKSLRPLPEKFHGLKDVEQRYRQRYLDLTMNPESRETFITRSKIIQSMRRYLDNHGYLEVETPMMHTIAGGASARPFITHHNALDMQLYMRIAIELHLKRLIVGGLEKVYEIGRVFRNKGISTRHNPEFTMIELYEAYADYRDIMSLTENLIAHIAKEVLGTTTIQYGEYEVNLEPEWTRLHMVDAIKKETGVDFWKETSTEEARKLAEEHHVEINENMTYGHIVNEFFEQKVEEKLIQPTFIYGHPVEISPLAKKNVEDPRFTDRFELFIVGREHANAFTELNDPIDQHERFKAQLQEREQGNDEAHMMDDDFIEALEYGMPPTGGLGIGVDRLVMLLTNSPSIRDVLLFPLMRHR; encoded by the coding sequence ATGGGATTAGAAGAGCTGAATGACCAATTAAAAGTAAGACGGGAGAAATTAAGTGCATTACGAGAAAAGGGGATAGACCCGTTTGGAAAGCGGTTTGAACGATCCCATACGGCTAAACAACTATTAGAACAGTATGGGGAATTAGAAAAAGAGGATATTGCAGCTAAAGGTGTTTCTGTTACAATAGCTGGCCGGATTATGACAAAACGAGGAAAAGGAAAAGCAGGTTTTGCCCATATTCAAGATTTAACTGGACAAATCCAAATTTATGTTCGAAAAGATACTGTAGGTGACTCTCAATATGAAGTTTTTAATACAGCAGATATCGGAGACATTGTAGGGGTTGCTGGAACACTTTTTAAAACAAAAGTAGGAGAACTTTCTGTTAAAGTAGGAGACTTCGATCTATTGACAAAATCGTTACGTCCACTCCCTGAAAAATTCCATGGATTAAAAGATGTTGAACAACGTTATCGTCAAAGATACTTGGATTTAACAATGAATCCAGAAAGCAGAGAAACATTCATTACACGCAGTAAGATTATTCAATCTATGCGACGCTACCTTGATAATCACGGTTATTTAGAGGTAGAAACGCCGATGATGCATACAATTGCTGGTGGAGCTTCAGCACGCCCATTTATTACTCACCATAACGCTCTGGATATGCAGTTGTATATGAGAATTGCCATTGAACTTCATTTAAAACGTTTAATTGTTGGTGGATTAGAGAAGGTTTATGAAATTGGTCGAGTATTTAGAAACAAAGGGATATCTACACGCCATAATCCTGAATTTACGATGATCGAGCTATATGAAGCTTATGCAGACTATCGAGATATTATGAGCCTAACAGAAAATTTAATCGCCCACATAGCAAAAGAAGTTCTTGGAACAACAACTATTCAATATGGCGAATATGAAGTTAATCTTGAACCTGAGTGGACTAGACTTCATATGGTAGACGCTATAAAAAAAGAAACTGGAGTCGACTTTTGGAAAGAAACAAGTACCGAAGAGGCCCGTAAATTAGCCGAGGAACATCATGTTGAAATTAACGAAAATATGACTTACGGCCATATCGTCAATGAATTCTTTGAACAAAAGGTGGAAGAAAAGTTAATTCAGCCTACATTTATATACGGGCATCCTGTAGAAATATCACCATTAGCAAAGAAAAATGTGGAGGACCCACGTTTTACAGATCGTTTCGAATTATTTATTGTAGGTCGGGAGCATGCAAATGCATTTACTGAGTTAAATGATCCAATTGATCAACATGAAAGATTTAAAGCTCAGTTACAAGAGCGAGAACAAGGAAATGATGAAGCTCATATGATGGATGATGATTTTATAGAGGCGCTAGAATACGGAATGCCGCCAACAGGTGGATTAGGAATTGGAGTTGACCGTTTAGTGATGCTATTAACAAACTCACCTTCTATTAGAGATGTTTTATTATTTCCATTAATGCGACACCGTTAA